From the Oncorhynchus keta strain PuntledgeMale-10-30-2019 unplaced genomic scaffold, Oket_V2 Un_contig_1563_pilon_pilon, whole genome shotgun sequence genome, one window contains:
- the LOC127919069 gene encoding octapeptide-repeat protein T2-like isoform X2 — MNGREKGRQRGLTHIHTQALWLLRSPGSAQREGGWDEWKRERQAERANTHTHTQALWLLRSPGSAQREGGWDEWKRERQAGQRGGVPTGREKGRQDKGEVFQQEERKAGRTKGRCSNRKRERQAGQRGGVPTGREKGRQDKGDKFQQEERKAGRTKGRFQQEERKAGRTKGRCSNRKRERQAGQRGGVPTGREKGRQDKGEVFQQEERKAGRTKGRCSNRKRERQAGQRGGVPTGREKGRQDKGEVFQQEERKAGRTKGRYSNRKRERQAGQRGGVPTGREVKCDVVPYRCLLSHYETGQLPSSTSSHTWSGKRVLPHNQLSQKSGLNYLHNMLP; from the exons ATGAATGGAAGAGagaaaggcaggcagagagggctaacacacatacacacacaggctctCTGGCTGTTAAGGAGCCCTGGCTCTGcacagagagaaggaggatggGATGAATGGAAGAGagaaaggcaggcagagagggctaacacacacacacacacacaggctctctGGCTGTTAAGGAGCCCTGGCTCTGcacagagagaaggaggatggGATGAATGGAAGAGAGAAAGGCAGGCAGGACAAAGGGGAGGTGTTCcaacaggaagagagaaaggcAGGCAGGACAAAGGGGAGGTGTTCcaacaggaagagagaaaggcAGGCAGGACAAAGGGGAGGTGTTCcaacaggaagagagaaaggcAGGCAGGACAAAGGGGAGGTGTTCcaacaggaagagagaaaggcAGGCAGGACAAAGGGGATAAATTCcaacaggaagagagaaaggcAGGCAGGACAAAGGGGAG GTTCcaacaggaagagagaaaggcAGGCAGGACAAAGGGGAGGTGTTCcaacaggaagagagaaaggcAGGCAGGACAAAGGGGAGGTGTTCcaacaggaagagagaaaggcAGGCAGGACAAAGGGGAG GTATTCcaacaggaagagagaaaggcAGGCAGGACAAAGGGGAGGTGTTCcaacaggaagagagaaaggcAGGCAGGACAAAGGGGAG GTGTTCcaacaggaagagagaaaggcAGGCAGGACAAAGGGGAGGTGTTCcaacaggaagagagaaaggcAGGCAGGACAAAGGGGAGGTATTCcaacaggaagagagaaaggcAGGCAGGACAAAGGGGAGGTGTTCCAACAGGAAGAGAGGTTAAGTGTGACGTTGTCCCTTACAGGTGTCTGCTGAGCCATTATGAGACTGGGCAACTTCCTTCATCCACAAGTTCACACACATGGTCTGGAAAGAGGGTGCTCCCCCACAACCAACTCTCTCAGAAATCTGGACTCAACTACCTCCATAACATGCTGCCATAG
- the LOC127919069 gene encoding octapeptide-repeat protein T2-like isoform X10, giving the protein MNGREKGRQRGLTHIHTQALWLLRSPGSAQREGGWDEWKRERQAERANTHTHTQALWLLRSPGSAQREGGWDEWKRERQAGQRGGVPTGREKGRQDKGEVFQQEERKAGRTKGRCSNRKRERQAGQRGGVPTGREKGRQDKGDKFQQEERKAGRTKGRFQQEERKAGRTKGRCSNRKRERQAGQRGGVPTGREKGRQDKGEVFQQEERKAGRTKGRCSNRKRERQAGQRGGIPTGREKGRQDKGEVFQQEERKAGRTKGRCSNRKRERQAGQRGGIPTGREKGRQDKGEVFQQEERLSVTLSLTGVC; this is encoded by the exons ATGAATGGAAGAGagaaaggcaggcagagagggctaacacacatacacacacaggctctCTGGCTGTTAAGGAGCCCTGGCTCTGcacagagagaaggaggatggGATGAATGGAAGAGagaaaggcaggcagagagggctaacacacacacacacacacaggctctctGGCTGTTAAGGAGCCCTGGCTCTGcacagagagaaggaggatggGATGAATGGAAGAGAGAAAGGCAGGCAGGACAAAGGGGAGGTGTTCcaacaggaagagagaaaggcAGGCAGGACAAAGGGGAGGTGTTCcaacaggaagagagaaaggcAGGCAGGACAAAGGGGAGGTGTTCcaacaggaagagagaaaggcAGGCAGGACAAAGGGGAGGTGTTCcaacaggaagagagaaaggcAGGCAGGACAAAGGGGATAAATTCcaacaggaagagagaaaggcAGGCAGGACAAAGGGGAG GTTCcaacaggaagagagaaaggcAGGCAGGACAAAGGGGAGGTGTTCcaacaggaagagagaaaggcAGGCAGGACAAAGGGGAGGTGTTCcaacaggaagagagaaaggcAGGCAGGACAAAGGGGAG GTATTCcaacaggaagagagaaaggcAGGCAGGACAAAGGGGAGGTGTTCcaacaggaagagagaaaggcAGGCAGGACAAAGGGGAGGTATTCcaacaggaagagagaaaggcAGGCAGGACAAAGGGGAGGTGTTCcaacaggaagagagaaaggcAGGCAGGACAAAGGGGAGGTGTTCcaacaggaagagagaaaggcAGGCAGGACAAAGGGGAGGTATTCcaacaggaagagagaaaggcAGGCAGGACAAAGGGGAGGTGTTCCAACAGGAAGAGAGGTTAAGTGTGACGTTGTCCCTTACAGGTGTCTGCTGA
- the LOC127919069 gene encoding octapeptide-repeat protein T2-like isoform X1: MNGREKGRQRGLTHIHTQALWLLRSPGSAQREGGWDEWKRERQAERANTHTHTQALWLLRSPGSAQREGGWDEWKRERQAGQRGGVPTGREKGRQDKGEVFQQEERKAGRTKGRCSNRKRERQAGQRGGVPTGREKGRQDKGDKFQQEERKAGRTKGRFQQEERKAGRTKGRCSNRKRERQAGQRGGVPTGREKGRQDKGEVFQQEERKAGRTKGRYSNRKRERQAGQRGGVPTGREKGRQDKGEVFQQEERKAGRTKGRYSNRKRERQAGQRGGVPTGREVKCDVVPYRCLLSHYETGQLPSSTSSHTWSGKRVLPHNQLSQKSGLNYLHNMLP; the protein is encoded by the exons ATGAATGGAAGAGagaaaggcaggcagagagggctaacacacatacacacacaggctctCTGGCTGTTAAGGAGCCCTGGCTCTGcacagagagaaggaggatggGATGAATGGAAGAGagaaaggcaggcagagagggctaacacacacacacacacacaggctctctGGCTGTTAAGGAGCCCTGGCTCTGcacagagagaaggaggatggGATGAATGGAAGAGAGAAAGGCAGGCAGGACAAAGGGGAGGTGTTCcaacaggaagagagaaaggcAGGCAGGACAAAGGGGAGGTGTTCcaacaggaagagagaaaggcAGGCAGGACAAAGGGGAGGTGTTCcaacaggaagagagaaaggcAGGCAGGACAAAGGGGAGGTGTTCcaacaggaagagagaaaggcAGGCAGGACAAAGGGGATAAATTCcaacaggaagagagaaaggcAGGCAGGACAAAGGGGAG GTTCcaacaggaagagagaaaggcAGGCAGGACAAAGGGGAGGTGTTCcaacaggaagagagaaaggcAGGCAGGACAAAGGGGAGGTGTTCcaacaggaagagagaaaggcAGGCAGGACAAAGGGGAG GTGTTCcaacaggaagagagaaaggcAGGCAGGACAAAGGGGAGGTATTCcaacaggaagagagaaaggcAGGCAGGACAAAGGGGAGGTGTTCcaacaggaagagagaaaggcAGGCAGGACAAAGGGGAGGTGTTCcaacaggaagagagaaaggcAGGCAGGACAAAGGGGAGGTATTCcaacaggaagagagaaaggcAGGCAGGACAAAGGGGAGGTGTTCCAACAGGAAGAGAGGTTAAGTGTGACGTTGTCCCTTACAGGTGTCTGCTGAGCCATTATGAGACTGGGCAACTTCCTTCATCCACAAGTTCACACACATGGTCTGGAAAGAGGGTGCTCCCCCACAACCAACTCTCTCAGAAATCTGGACTCAACTACCTCCATAACATGCTGCCATAG
- the LOC127919069 gene encoding octapeptide-repeat protein T2-like isoform X7, protein MNGREKGRQRGLTHIHTQALWLLRSPGSAQREGGWDEWKRERQAERANTHTHTQALWLLRSPGSAQREGGWDEWKRERQAGQRGGVPTGREKGRQDKGEVFQQEERKAGRTKGRCSNRKRERQAGQRGGVPTGREKGRQDKGDKFQQEERKAGRTKGRFQQEERKAGRTKGRCSNRKRERQAGQRGGVPTGREKGRQDKGEVFQQEERKAGRTKGRCSNRKRERQAGQRGGIPTGREKGRQDKGEVFQQEERKAGRTKGRYSNRKRERQAGQRGGVPTGREVKCDVVPYRCLLSHYETGQLPSSTSSHTWSGKRVLPHNQLSQKSGLNYLHNMLP, encoded by the exons ATGAATGGAAGAGagaaaggcaggcagagagggctaacacacatacacacacaggctctCTGGCTGTTAAGGAGCCCTGGCTCTGcacagagagaaggaggatggGATGAATGGAAGAGagaaaggcaggcagagagggctaacacacacacacacacacaggctctctGGCTGTTAAGGAGCCCTGGCTCTGcacagagagaaggaggatggGATGAATGGAAGAGAGAAAGGCAGGCAGGACAAAGGGGAGGTGTTCcaacaggaagagagaaaggcAGGCAGGACAAAGGGGAGGTGTTCcaacaggaagagagaaaggcAGGCAGGACAAAGGGGAGGTGTTCcaacaggaagagagaaaggcAGGCAGGACAAAGGGGAGGTGTTCcaacaggaagagagaaaggcAGGCAGGACAAAGGGGATAAATTCcaacaggaagagagaaaggcAGGCAGGACAAAGGGGAG GTTCcaacaggaagagagaaaggcAGGCAGGACAAAGGGGAGGTGTTCcaacaggaagagagaaaggcAGGCAGGACAAAGGGGAGGTGTTCcaacaggaagagagaaaggcAGGCAGGACAAAGGGGAG GTATTCcaacaggaagagagaaaggcAGGCAGGACAAAGGGGAGGTGTTCcaacaggaagagagaaaggcAGGCAGGACAAAGGGGAGGTATTCcaacaggaagagagaaaggcAGGCAGGACAAAGGGGAGGTGTTCcaacaggaagagagaaaggcAGGCAGGACAAAGGGGAG GTATTCcaacaggaagagagaaaggcAGGCAGGACAAAGGGGAGGTGTTCCAACAGGAAGAGAGGTTAAGTGTGACGTTGTCCCTTACAGGTGTCTGCTGAGCCATTATGAGACTGGGCAACTTCCTTCATCCACAAGTTCACACACATGGTCTGGAAAGAGGGTGCTCCCCCACAACCAACTCTCTCAGAAATCTGGACTCAACTACCTCCATAACATGCTGCCATAG
- the LOC127919069 gene encoding octapeptide-repeat protein T2-like isoform X4, translating to MNGREKGRQRGLTHIHTQALWLLRSPGSAQREGGWDEWKRERQAERANTHTHTQALWLLRSPGSAQREGGWDEWKRERQAGQRGGVPTGREKGRQDKGEVFQQEERKAGRTKGRCSNRKRERQAGQRGGVPTGREKGRQDKGDKFQQEERKAGRTKGRFQQEERKAGRTKGRCSNRKRERQAGQRGGVPTGREKGRQDKGEVFQQEERKAGRTKGRCSNRKRERQAGQRGGIPTGREKGRQDKGEVFQQEERKAGRTKGRCSNRKRERQAGQRGGVPTGREVKCDVVPYRCLLSHYETGQLPSSTSSHTWSGKRVLPHNQLSQKSGLNYLHNMLP from the exons ATGAATGGAAGAGagaaaggcaggcagagagggctaacacacatacacacacaggctctCTGGCTGTTAAGGAGCCCTGGCTCTGcacagagagaaggaggatggGATGAATGGAAGAGagaaaggcaggcagagagggctaacacacacacacacacacaggctctctGGCTGTTAAGGAGCCCTGGCTCTGcacagagagaaggaggatggGATGAATGGAAGAGAGAAAGGCAGGCAGGACAAAGGGGAGGTGTTCcaacaggaagagagaaaggcAGGCAGGACAAAGGGGAGGTGTTCcaacaggaagagagaaaggcAGGCAGGACAAAGGGGAGGTGTTCcaacaggaagagagaaaggcAGGCAGGACAAAGGGGAGGTGTTCcaacaggaagagagaaaggcAGGCAGGACAAAGGGGATAAATTCcaacaggaagagagaaaggcAGGCAGGACAAAGGGGAG GTTCcaacaggaagagagaaaggcAGGCAGGACAAAGGGGAGGTGTTCcaacaggaagagagaaaggcAGGCAGGACAAAGGGGAGGTGTTCcaacaggaagagagaaaggcAGGCAGGACAAAGGGGAG GTATTCcaacaggaagagagaaaggcAGGCAGGACAAAGGGGAGGTGTTCcaacaggaagagagaaaggcAGGCAGGACAAAGGGGAGGTATTCcaacaggaagagagaaaggcAGGCAGGACAAAGGGGAGGTGTTCcaacaggaagagagaaaggcAGGCAGGACAAAGGGGAGGTGTTCcaacaggaagagagaaaggcAGGCAGGACAAAGGGGAG GTGTTCCAACAGGAAGAGAGGTTAAGTGTGACGTTGTCCCTTACAGGTGTCTGCTGAGCCATTATGAGACTGGGCAACTTCCTTCATCCACAAGTTCACACACATGGTCTGGAAAGAGGGTGCTCCCCCACAACCAACTCTCTCAGAAATCTGGACTCAACTACCTCCATAACATGCTGCCATAG
- the LOC127919069 gene encoding octapeptide-repeat protein T2-like isoform X8, translating into MNGREKGRQRGLTHIHTQALWLLRSPGSAQREGGWDEWKRERQAERANTHTHTQALWLLRSPGSAQREGGWDEWKRERQAGQRGGVPTGREKGRQDKGEVFQQEERKAGRTKGRCSNRKRERQAGQRGGVPTGREKGRQDKGEVFQQEERKAGRTKGRCSNRKRERQAGQRGGIPTGREKGRQDKGEVFQQEERKAGRTKGRYSNRKRERQAGQRGGVPTGREKGRQDKGEVFQQEERKAGRTKGRYSNRKRERQAGQRGGVPTGREVKCDVVPYRCLLSHYETGQLPSSTSSHTWSGKRVLPHNQLSQKSGLNYLHNMLP; encoded by the exons ATGAATGGAAGAGagaaaggcaggcagagagggctaacacacatacacacacaggctctCTGGCTGTTAAGGAGCCCTGGCTCTGcacagagagaaggaggatggGATGAATGGAAGAGagaaaggcaggcagagagggctaacacacacacacacacacaggctctctGGCTGTTAAGGAGCCCTGGCTCTGcacagagagaaggaggatggGATGAATGGAAGAGAGAAAGGCAGGCAGGACAAAGGGGAGGTGTTCcaacaggaagagagaaaggcAGGCAGGACAAAGGGGAGGTGTTCcaacaggaagagagaaaggcAGGCAGGACAAAGGGGAGGTGTTCcaacaggaagagagaaaggcAGGCAGGACAAAGGGGAGGT GTTCcaacaggaagagagaaaggcAGGCAGGACAAAGGGGAGGTGTTCcaacaggaagagagaaaggcAGGCAGGACAAAGGGGAGGTGTTCcaacaggaagagagaaaggcAGGCAGGACAAAGGGGAG GTATTCcaacaggaagagagaaaggcAGGCAGGACAAAGGGGAGGTGTTCcaacaggaagagagaaaggcAGGCAGGACAAAGGGGAGGTATTCcaacaggaagagagaaaggcAGGCAGGACAAAGGGGAGGTGTTCcaacaggaagagagaaaggcAGGCAGGACAAAGGGGAGGTGTTCcaacaggaagagagaaaggcAGGCAGGACAAAGGGGAGGTATTCcaacaggaagagagaaaggcAGGCAGGACAAAGGGGAGGTGTTCCAACAGGAAGAGAGGTTAAGTGTGACGTTGTCCCTTACAGGTGTCTGCTGAGCCATTATGAGACTGGGCAACTTCCTTCATCCACAAGTTCACACACATGGTCTGGAAAGAGGGTGCTCCCCCACAACCAACTCTCTCAGAAATCTGGACTCAACTACCTCCATAACATGCTGCCATAG
- the LOC127919069 gene encoding octapeptide-repeat protein T2-like isoform X6, whose protein sequence is MNGREKGRQRGLTHIHTQALWLLRSPGSAQREGGWDEWKRERQAERANTHTHTQALWLLRSPGSAQREGGWDEWKRERQAGQRGGVPTGREKGRQDKGEVFQQEERKAGRTKGRCSNRKRERQAGQRGGIPTGREKGRQDKGEVPTGREKGRQDKGEVFQQEERKAGRTKGRCSNRKRERQAGQRGGVPIGREKGRQDKGEVFQQEERKAGRTKGRYSNRKRERQAGQRGGVPTGREKGRQDKGEVFQQEERKAGRTKGRYSNRKRERQAGQRGGVPTGREVKCDVVPYRCLLSHYETGQLPSSTSSHTWSGKRVLPHNQLSQKSGLNYLHNMLP, encoded by the exons ATGAATGGAAGAGagaaaggcaggcagagagggctaacacacatacacacacaggctctCTGGCTGTTAAGGAGCCCTGGCTCTGcacagagagaaggaggatggGATGAATGGAAGAGagaaaggcaggcagagagggctaacacacacacacacacacaggctctctGGCTGTTAAGGAGCCCTGGCTCTGcacagagagaaggaggatggGATGAATGGAAGAGAGAAAGGCAGGCAGGACAAAGGGGAGGTGTTCcaacaggaagagagaaaggcAGGCAGGACAAAGGGGAGGTGTTCcaacaggaagagagaaaggcAGGCAGGACAAAGGGGAGGTGTTCcaacaggaagagagaaaggcAGGCAGGACAAAGGGGAG GTATTCcaacaggaagagagaaaggcAGGCAGGACAAAGGGGAGGTTCcaacaggaagagagaaaggcAGGCAGGACAAAGGGGAGGTGTTCcaacaggaagagagaaaggcAGGCAGGACAAAGGGGAGGTGTTCcaacaggaagagagaaaggcAGGCAGGACAAAGGGGAGGTGTTCCAATAGGAAGAGAGAAAGGCAGGCAGGACAAAGGGGAG GTGTTCcaacaggaagagagaaaggcAGGCAGGACAAAGGGGAGGTATTCcaacaggaagagagaaaggcAGGCAGGACAAAGGGGAGGTGTTCcaacaggaagagagaaaggcAGGCAGGACAAAGGGGAGGTGTTCcaacaggaagagagaaaggcAGGCAGGACAAAGGGGAGGTATTCcaacaggaagagagaaaggcAGGCAGGACAAAGGGGAGGTGTTCCAACAGGAAGAGAGGTTAAGTGTGACGTTGTCCCTTACAGGTGTCTGCTGAGCCATTATGAGACTGGGCAACTTCCTTCATCCACAAGTTCACACACATGGTCTGGAAAGAGGGTGCTCCCCCACAACCAACTCTCTCAGAAATCTGGACTCAACTACCTCCATAACATGCTGCCATAG
- the LOC127919069 gene encoding octapeptide-repeat protein T2-like isoform X3, which yields MNGREKGRQRGLTHIHTQALWLLRSPGSAQREGGWDEWKRERQAERANTHTHTQALWLLRSPGSAQREGGWDEWKRERQAGQRGGVPTGREKGRQDKGEVFQQEERKAGRTKGRCSNRKRERQAGQRGGIPTGREKGRQDKGEVPTGREKGRQDKGEVFQQEERKAGRTKGRCSNRKRERQAGQRGGIPTGREKGRQDKGEVFQQEERKAGRTKGRYSNRKRERQAGQRGGVPTGREKGRQDKGEVFQQEERKAGRTKGRYSNRKRERQAGQRGGVPTGREVKCDVVPYRCLLSHYETGQLPSSTSSHTWSGKRVLPHNQLSQKSGLNYLHNMLP from the exons ATGAATGGAAGAGagaaaggcaggcagagagggctaacacacatacacacacaggctctCTGGCTGTTAAGGAGCCCTGGCTCTGcacagagagaaggaggatggGATGAATGGAAGAGagaaaggcaggcagagagggctaacacacacacacacacacaggctctctGGCTGTTAAGGAGCCCTGGCTCTGcacagagagaaggaggatggGATGAATGGAAGAGAGAAAGGCAGGCAGGACAAAGGGGAGGTGTTCcaacaggaagagagaaaggcAGGCAGGACAAAGGGGAGGTGTTCcaacaggaagagagaaaggcAGGCAGGACAAAGGGGAGGTGTTCcaacaggaagagagaaaggcAGGCAGGACAAAGGGGAG GTATTCcaacaggaagagagaaaggcAGGCAGGACAAAGGGGAGGTTCcaacaggaagagagaaaggcAGGCAGGACAAAGGGGAGGTGTTCcaacaggaagagagaaaggcAGGCAGGACAAAGGGGAGGTGTTCcaacaggaagagagaaaggcAGGCAGGACAAAGGGGAG GTATTCcaacaggaagagagaaaggcAGGCAGGACAAAGGGGAGGTGTTCcaacaggaagagagaaaggcAGGCAGGACAAAGGGGAGGTATTCcaacaggaagagagaaaggcAGGCAGGACAAAGGGGAGGTGTTCcaacaggaagagagaaaggcAGGCAGGACAAAGGGGAGGTGTTCcaacaggaagagagaaaggcAGGCAGGACAAAGGGGAGGTATTCcaacaggaagagagaaaggcAGGCAGGACAAAGGGGAGGTGTTCCAACAGGAAGAGAGGTTAAGTGTGACGTTGTCCCTTACAGGTGTCTGCTGAGCCATTATGAGACTGGGCAACTTCCTTCATCCACAAGTTCACACACATGGTCTGGAAAGAGGGTGCTCCCCCACAACCAACTCTCTCAGAAATCTGGACTCAACTACCTCCATAACATGCTGCCATAG
- the LOC127919069 gene encoding octapeptide-repeat protein T2-like isoform X9, producing MNGREKGRQRGLTHIHTQALWLLRSPGSAQREGGWDEWKRERQAERANTHTHTQALWLLRSPGSAQREGGWDEWKRERQAGQRGGVPTGREKGRQDKGEVFQQEERKAGRTKGRCSNRKRERQAGQRGGIPTGREKGRQDKGEVFQQEERKAGRTKGRCSNRKRERQAGQRGGIPTGREKGRQDKGEVFQQEERKAGRTKGRYSNRKRERQAGQRGGVPTGREKGRQDKGEVFQQEERKAGRTKGRYSNRKRERQAGQRGGVPTGREVKCDVVPYRCLLSHYETGQLPSSTSSHTWSGKRVLPHNQLSQKSGLNYLHNMLP from the exons ATGAATGGAAGAGagaaaggcaggcagagagggctaacacacatacacacacaggctctCTGGCTGTTAAGGAGCCCTGGCTCTGcacagagagaaggaggatggGATGAATGGAAGAGagaaaggcaggcagagagggctaacacacacacacacacacaggctctctGGCTGTTAAGGAGCCCTGGCTCTGcacagagagaaggaggatggGATGAATGGAAGAGAGAAAGGCAGGCAGGACAAAGGGGAGGTGTTCcaacaggaagagagaaaggcAGGCAGGACAAAGGGGAGGTGTTCcaacaggaagagagaaaggcAGGCAGGACAAAGGGGAGGTGTTCcaacaggaagagagaaaggcAGGCAGGACAAAGGGGAG GTATTCcaacaggaagagagaaaggcAGGCAGGACAAAGGGGAG GTGTTCcaacaggaagagagaaaggcAGGCAGGACAAAGGGGAGGTGTTCcaacaggaagagagaaaggcAGGCAGGACAAAGGGGAG GTATTCcaacaggaagagagaaaggcAGGCAGGACAAAGGGGAGGTGTTCcaacaggaagagagaaaggcAGGCAGGACAAAGGGGAGGTATTCcaacaggaagagagaaaggcAGGCAGGACAAAGGGGAGGTGTTCcaacaggaagagagaaaggcAGGCAGGACAAAGGGGAGGTGTTCcaacaggaagagagaaaggcAGGCAGGACAAAGGGGAGGTATTCcaacaggaagagagaaaggcAGGCAGGACAAAGGGGAGGTGTTCCAACAGGAAGAGAGGTTAAGTGTGACGTTGTCCCTTACAGGTGTCTGCTGAGCCATTATGAGACTGGGCAACTTCCTTCATCCACAAGTTCACACACATGGTCTGGAAAGAGGGTGCTCCCCCACAACCAACTCTCTCAGAAATCTGGACTCAACTACCTCCATAACATGCTGCCATAG
- the LOC127919069 gene encoding octapeptide-repeat protein T2-like isoform X5, whose amino-acid sequence MNGREKGRQRGLTHIHTQALWLLRSPGSAQREGGWDEWKRERQAERANTHTHTQALWLLRSPGSAQREGGWDEWKRERQAGQRGGVPTGREKGRQDKGEVFQQEERKAGRTKGRCSNRKRERQAGQRGGVPTGREKGRQDKGDKFQQEERKAGRTKGRFQQEERKAGRTKGRCSNRKRERQAGQRGGIPTGREKGRQDKGEVFQQEERKAGRTKGRYSNRKRERQAGQRGGVPTGREKGRQDKGEVFQQEERKAGRTKGRYSNRKRERQAGQRGGVPTGREVKCDVVPYRCLLSHYETGQLPSSTSSHTWSGKRVLPHNQLSQKSGLNYLHNMLP is encoded by the exons ATGAATGGAAGAGagaaaggcaggcagagagggctaacacacatacacacacaggctctCTGGCTGTTAAGGAGCCCTGGCTCTGcacagagagaaggaggatggGATGAATGGAAGAGagaaaggcaggcagagagggctaacacacacacacacacacaggctctctGGCTGTTAAGGAGCCCTGGCTCTGcacagagagaaggaggatggGATGAATGGAAGAGAGAAAGGCAGGCAGGACAAAGGGGAGGTGTTCcaacaggaagagagaaaggcAGGCAGGACAAAGGGGAGGTGTTCcaacaggaagagagaaaggcAGGCAGGACAAAGGGGAGGTGTTCcaacaggaagagagaaaggcAGGCAGGACAAAGGGGAGGTGTTCcaacaggaagagagaaaggcAGGCAGGACAAAGGGGATAAATTCcaacaggaagagagaaaggcAGGCAGGACAAAGGGGAG GTTCcaacaggaagagagaaaggcAGGCAGGACAAAGGGGAGGTGTTCcaacaggaagagagaaaggcAGGCAGGACAAAGGGGAG GTATTCcaacaggaagagagaaaggcAGGCAGGACAAAGGGGAGGTGTTCcaacaggaagagagaaaggcAGGCAGGACAAAGGGGAGGTATTCcaacaggaagagagaaaggcAGGCAGGACAAAGGGGAGGTGTTCcaacaggaagagagaaaggcAGGCAGGACAAAGGGGAGGTGTTCcaacaggaagagagaaaggcAGGCAGGACAAAGGGGAGGTATTCcaacaggaagagagaaaggcAGGCAGGACAAAGGGGAGGTGTTCCAACAGGAAGAGAGGTTAAGTGTGACGTTGTCCCTTACAGGTGTCTGCTGAGCCATTATGAGACTGGGCAACTTCCTTCATCCACAAGTTCACACACATGGTCTGGAAAGAGGGTGCTCCCCCACAACCAACTCTCTCAGAAATCTGGACTCAACTACCTCCATAACATGCTGCCATAG